A segment of the Chitinivorax sp. PXF-14 genome:
CCATACAAGCTCGATATTCAGCAGGGCAACTACATCACCGAGGACATGACCGCCAAACTCAAGGTTGGCATGACACGGAACCAGGTCCGCTATGTGCTGGGTACGCCGCTGCTGGTCGACCCGTTCCACGCCAATCGCTGGGACTACCTGTACCGTGAGGTCAAGGACGGCAAGCTGTCCGACAGCAAGAGCTTCGCCGTGTACTTCGAGGGCGACAAGGCGGTGAAATTCGAGGGAGAGACCTTCCCGCCGCAGAAGGGCTTCATTGCCGCGCCGGCGCCGAAGAGCGAGCGTGAGAAGACCCTTGAGCAAGCCAGCCAAGCCGCGTCGCGTAAGGCCCAGAGCGAGGGCGCCAAGGCGCCTGACGGCAGCAAGCCCCAGTAAGCGCTGAGACCATGCCGCCACGAGCGGCACATTACCGGATTCAATCATGACTACACTGAATATCGCCATTGCGGGCGCTGGCGGCCGTATGGGCCGTACCCTCATCGAAGCCGTGATGCAGGCAGAGGGTTGCGCCCTGTATGCGCTGCTGGAGCATGCCGGCAGCAATCTGCTCGGGCAATCCGCTTCCTTGCTGGTGCCGGGGGCGCCGGATGTGCCGGTGCGTGCAGACATCGAGGCCGCCTTGCAGGGCGCGGATGTGCTGATCGACTTCACCCGGCCCGAGGGGACGCTCGTCCACCTCGACATCTGCCGCAAGCTTGGCGTGGCCATG
Coding sequences within it:
- a CDS encoding outer membrane protein assembly factor BamE produces the protein MRKILIAATLGGVLSACSVLTPYKLDIQQGNYITEDMTAKLKVGMTRNQVRYVLGTPLLVDPFHANRWDYLYREVKDGKLSDSKSFAVYFEGDKAVKFEGETFPPQKGFIAAPAPKSEREKTLEQASQAASRKAQSEGAKAPDGSKPQ